One stretch of Jiangella gansuensis DSM 44835 DNA includes these proteins:
- a CDS encoding NADPH-dependent F420 reductase, whose amino-acid sequence MPCAVLGTGMVGRAIAGRLGELGHDVVVGTRDPDATKVRTDPDASGAPFSVWLDSHSNLRLGTFADAAEAADEFVVLAGNGATALDVLASAGAENLSGKTIVDISNPLDFSAGAAPTLFVKDDDSLAERIQRAHPTAHVVKTLNTMNASLMANPAQLAGGDHSVFVSGDDADAKARVTELLRSFGHTDVIDLGDIATARGAEMYVAFWLRLWGAVGSPRFNIKVVR is encoded by the coding sequence ATGCCATGTGCGGTTCTCGGCACCGGGATGGTCGGCCGGGCCATCGCTGGGCGGCTCGGCGAGCTGGGTCATGACGTCGTCGTCGGGACCAGGGACCCGGATGCCACCAAGGTGCGGACCGACCCGGACGCCAGCGGCGCGCCGTTCTCGGTCTGGCTCGATTCGCACTCGAACCTTCGGCTGGGCACCTTCGCCGACGCGGCGGAGGCGGCGGACGAGTTCGTGGTGCTCGCCGGCAACGGCGCGACCGCGCTCGACGTCCTGGCCTCGGCCGGTGCGGAGAATCTGTCCGGCAAGACGATCGTCGACATCTCCAACCCGCTCGACTTCTCCGCCGGCGCGGCGCCGACGCTCTTCGTCAAGGACGACGACTCGCTTGCCGAGCGGATCCAGCGGGCCCATCCGACGGCGCATGTGGTCAAGACGTTGAACACGATGAACGCGTCGTTGATGGCGAACCCCGCTCAGCTGGCCGGCGGCGACCACTCCGTGTTCGTGTCCGGCGACGACGCCGACGCGAAGGCCCGCGTCACGGAACTGCTGCGTAGCTTCGGGCACACCGACGTGATCGATCTCGGTGACATCGCGACGGCGCGGGGCGCGGAAATGTATGTGGCGTTCTGGCTGCGGCTGTGGGGTGCGGTGGGCAGCCCCAGGTTCAACATCAAAGTGGTTCGCTGA
- a CDS encoding DUF4097 family beta strand repeat-containing protein, producing the protein MVNDAGARPIRRAVERAVGRPVRRGLSVAAVVAVGFAGLTALYWVTHSSETVTLSESITRVEVTVASGRVQIVGSQNGETSLGFSARSGWMRDGGIEDAVSGSTLTVTGGCDSGVFLGLWCQSDVTITVPADAVVVAEVSAGTLSVSGLHAEAVLESSAGDVQVTDHHGPITAHSAAGSVDLNGVDGSVVKATSSAGPVYVSATSAPTSLDAESSAGDVTVEVPDDVRYDVETDSSIGDARVEVPTVSGARHEIRAFSSAGSVLVTGIRQ; encoded by the coding sequence ATGGTCAACGACGCAGGGGCGAGACCGATCCGGCGAGCTGTCGAACGTGCGGTCGGCCGGCCGGTGCGACGCGGCCTGTCGGTGGCTGCTGTCGTCGCCGTCGGGTTCGCGGGCCTGACCGCCCTGTACTGGGTCACCCACTCCAGCGAAACCGTCACCTTGTCCGAATCCATCACCCGGGTCGAGGTGACGGTGGCGTCGGGGCGGGTCCAGATCGTCGGGTCGCAGAACGGCGAGACGAGCCTGGGCTTCTCGGCGCGGTCGGGGTGGATGCGCGACGGCGGCATCGAGGACGCTGTGAGCGGGTCGACGTTGACGGTGACCGGCGGCTGCGACTCCGGCGTGTTCCTGGGCCTGTGGTGCCAGTCCGACGTGACGATCACCGTGCCGGCCGACGCCGTCGTCGTGGCGGAGGTGTCGGCGGGAACCCTGTCGGTGTCGGGGTTGCACGCGGAGGCAGTACTGGAATCCAGCGCGGGCGACGTGCAGGTGACCGACCATCACGGACCGATCACCGCCCACTCGGCGGCCGGCTCAGTCGACCTGAACGGCGTGGACGGGTCCGTGGTCAAGGCCACGTCGAGCGCCGGACCGGTGTACGTCTCCGCGACCAGCGCGCCGACGTCGCTCGACGCCGAGTCCAGCGCCGGCGACGTCACCGTGGAGGTCCCCGACGACGTCCGCTACGACGTGGAGACCGACTCCAGCATCGGCGACGCCCGAGTGGAGGTGCCGACCGTGTCCGGAGCCCGGCACGAGATCAGGGCGTTCTCCAGCGCCGGAAGTGTCCTGGTGACCGGCATCCGGCAGTGA
- a CDS encoding PQQ-dependent sugar dehydrogenase, protein MSARRALVTVSAVAVLAACGGTDEGESGGPEGSESPSPSTSSPSPSLDTGSPPPPSSPVPDPGPVSPTAVEEIVTGLDAPWSIAFLPDGSALVTQRDEGTIVLVDDTGSVTPVGPVPGVDGEGEGGLLGIAFDPASPTTLYVYATMGSQNVVQRTTYADGALGPFEVVLDGIPAGTRHDGGRLAFGPDGMLYVATGESGNPDDAQDLESLGGKVLRITPAGEVPPDNPFPGSPVWSYGHRNIEGLTFDDDGQLWASEFGDRAADELNRIEPGANYGWPFVEGIADGDEYVDPVVEWRPTSEASPSGLAYVRDTFFVAALRGERLWQVPYVDGTAGTPVAFVEDYGRLRDVVVAPDGTLWVLTNNTDGRGEPQAGDDRILRLTLSP, encoded by the coding sequence ATGTCCGCCCGACGAGCACTCGTCACGGTCTCCGCCGTCGCCGTCCTGGCCGCCTGCGGCGGGACCGACGAGGGCGAATCCGGCGGGCCGGAGGGGTCGGAGTCGCCGTCCCCGTCGACGTCGTCGCCGTCTCCGTCGCTGGACACCGGTAGCCCGCCGCCGCCGTCGTCGCCGGTCCCCGACCCGGGCCCGGTCAGCCCGACCGCCGTCGAAGAGATCGTCACGGGCCTGGACGCGCCGTGGAGCATCGCGTTCCTGCCCGACGGCAGCGCGCTGGTGACACAACGCGACGAAGGCACCATCGTGCTGGTCGACGACACCGGTTCGGTCACCCCGGTGGGGCCCGTCCCCGGCGTCGACGGCGAAGGCGAGGGCGGCCTGCTGGGTATCGCGTTCGACCCGGCGTCGCCGACCACGCTGTACGTGTACGCGACCATGGGTTCGCAGAACGTCGTGCAACGCACCACCTACGCCGACGGCGCGCTCGGGCCGTTCGAGGTCGTGCTCGACGGCATCCCCGCCGGCACCAGGCACGACGGCGGCCGGCTCGCCTTCGGACCCGACGGCATGCTCTACGTCGCCACCGGAGAGAGCGGCAACCCCGACGACGCCCAGGACCTCGAGAGCCTCGGCGGCAAGGTCCTGCGCATCACCCCAGCCGGTGAGGTGCCGCCCGACAACCCCTTCCCCGGCTCCCCGGTCTGGTCATACGGCCACCGAAACATCGAAGGCCTCACCTTCGACGACGACGGCCAACTGTGGGCGTCCGAGTTCGGCGACCGCGCCGCCGACGAACTCAACCGCATCGAGCCCGGCGCGAACTACGGCTGGCCGTTCGTGGAGGGGATCGCGGACGGCGACGAGTACGTCGACCCCGTCGTCGAATGGCGCCCCACCTCCGAGGCGTCGCCGAGCGGGCTGGCCTACGTCCGCGACACCTTCTTCGTCGCCGCACTGCGTGGCGAGCGGCTGTGGCAGGTGCCGTACGTCGATGGCACGGCCGGCACTCCGGTGGCGTTCGTGGAGGACTACGGGCGGCTGCGGGACGTCGTCGTCGCCCCCGACGGGACCCTGTGGGTGCTGACCAACAACACCGACGGGCGCGGCGAACCGCAGGCCGGTGACGACAGGATCCTCCGGCTGACACTGTCGCCGTAG
- a CDS encoding 2-hydroxyacid dehydrogenase translates to MVDVLIPYPAQSLALPPGLDVHTWVGESTTTSGPELLTSADTTGIPAQDVLDRVEFYVIPYGFAPPATNLIERMPKLRAVQTLTAGYEHVLPHLRDGLTLCNARGVHDASTAELAVTLTLASLRGIPEFVRAAPSGEWLQAWYESLADKTVLVVGYGAIGRAIEARLRPFECDVLAVARTAREGVAGFESLPGLLGRADVVILICPLTDETRGMVDARFLAAMRDGALLVNVARGPIVRTDALVEEVRAGRLRAAMDVTDPEPLPPGHPLWTLPGALISPHVGGLSSAFHPRAKRLVQSQLTRLAAGEPLANVVVGDPVGGEA, encoded by the coding sequence ATGGTGGACGTACTCATCCCGTACCCGGCGCAGTCGCTCGCGCTGCCCCCCGGCCTCGACGTACACACGTGGGTCGGCGAGTCGACAACCACGTCCGGGCCCGAACTCCTGACCAGCGCCGACACCACCGGCATCCCGGCGCAGGACGTCCTGGACCGGGTCGAGTTCTACGTCATCCCGTACGGCTTCGCGCCGCCGGCCACCAACCTGATCGAGCGGATGCCGAAGCTGCGCGCCGTCCAGACGCTGACCGCCGGCTACGAGCACGTCCTGCCGCACCTGCGCGACGGCCTGACCTTGTGCAACGCGCGGGGCGTGCACGACGCGAGCACCGCCGAGCTGGCCGTGACACTCACGTTGGCGTCGCTGCGTGGCATCCCGGAGTTCGTGCGTGCGGCACCGTCGGGCGAGTGGTTGCAGGCGTGGTATGAGTCGCTGGCCGACAAGACGGTGCTGGTGGTCGGCTACGGTGCGATCGGGCGGGCCATCGAGGCGCGGCTGCGGCCGTTCGAGTGCGACGTGCTGGCGGTCGCGCGCACCGCGCGGGAGGGCGTCGCCGGGTTCGAGTCGTTGCCGGGCCTGCTCGGCCGGGCCGACGTCGTGATCCTGATCTGCCCGCTGACCGACGAGACCCGCGGCATGGTCGACGCGCGGTTCCTGGCCGCGATGCGCGACGGTGCGCTGCTGGTGAACGTGGCGCGCGGGCCGATCGTTCGGACGGACGCGCTGGTCGAGGAGGTGCGCGCGGGCCGGCTGCGCGCCGCCATGGACGTCACCGACCCGGAGCCGCTTCCGCCGGGACATCCGCTGTGGACGTTGCCGGGCGCACTGATCTCGCCGCACGTGGGCGGGCTGTCGTCGGCGTTCCACCCGCGGGCCAAACGGCTCGTCCAGTCGCAATTGACCCGGCTCGCGGCCGGCGAGCCGCTGGCGAACGTCGTCGTCGGCGATCCTGTCGGTGGTGAGGCGTAG
- a CDS encoding WD40/YVTN/BNR-like repeat-containing protein: MNDVLLAVGTKKGLWLLRSADRRTWSVDGPHFFMNSVAACAIDTRGGRTRLLVGASSSHWGPGVSWSDDLGAGWTEAHDGSGIRFPPGADASVEAVWQLRPDTTDRPGVVWAGSQPSALWRSDDNGETFSLVESLWNHPHRPTWEPGFGGQAIHTVLPHPRDDQRVLVAMSTGGVYVTDDAGASWNPSNTGIRADFLPGDSPEYGQCVHKVSRDPTDPNRLYAQNHGGVYRSADGGSTWDSIADGLPADFGFPVVAHPHRAGTAWVAPLVADAERIPPRGQLQIWRTDDAGDTWARSVDGLPDDFYGVVLRDAMTADDVDGAVGVYVGTRDGSVYASADEGESWTEVIRHLPDVLCVRAAVLP, encoded by the coding sequence ATGAACGACGTCCTACTCGCCGTCGGTACCAAGAAGGGTCTGTGGCTGCTGCGCAGTGCAGACCGGCGGACGTGGTCGGTCGACGGCCCGCACTTCTTCATGAACTCGGTGGCCGCCTGCGCCATCGACACCCGGGGCGGTCGCACCCGGCTGCTGGTCGGGGCCAGCAGCTCGCACTGGGGGCCGGGGGTGTCCTGGTCCGACGACCTCGGCGCCGGCTGGACCGAGGCGCACGACGGCAGCGGCATCCGGTTCCCACCGGGCGCCGACGCGTCGGTCGAGGCGGTCTGGCAGTTGCGGCCCGACACCACCGACCGCCCGGGTGTCGTGTGGGCTGGGTCGCAGCCGTCGGCGCTGTGGCGTTCAGACGACAACGGTGAGACGTTCTCGTTGGTGGAATCGTTGTGGAACCATCCGCATCGGCCCACGTGGGAGCCGGGCTTCGGCGGTCAGGCCATCCACACGGTGCTGCCGCATCCGAGGGACGACCAGCGGGTTCTGGTGGCCATGTCCACCGGCGGCGTCTACGTCACCGATGACGCCGGGGCCAGCTGGAACCCGTCGAACACCGGTATCCGCGCCGACTTCCTGCCCGGCGACTCGCCCGAGTACGGCCAGTGCGTGCACAAGGTGTCCAGGGACCCAACGGATCCGAACCGGCTCTACGCACAGAACCACGGCGGCGTCTACCGCTCCGCCGACGGTGGCTCCACGTGGGATTCGATCGCCGACGGGCTGCCCGCCGACTTCGGGTTCCCCGTCGTGGCGCATCCGCACCGCGCCGGCACCGCGTGGGTGGCACCGCTGGTGGCCGACGCTGAACGGATACCGCCGCGGGGGCAGTTGCAGATCTGGCGCACCGATGACGCCGGCGACACCTGGGCCCGTTCGGTCGACGGCCTGCCCGACGACTTCTACGGTGTCGTGCTGCGCGACGCGATGACCGCCGACGACGTCGACGGTGCCGTCGGCGTGTATGTCGGCACCCGCGACGGGTCGGTGTACGCCAGCGCCGACGAAGGGGAGAGCTGGACCGAAGTGATCCGGCACCTGCCCGACGTGCTCTGTGTGCGGGCGGCCGTCCTGCCGTAG
- a CDS encoding MGH1-like glycoside hydrolase domain-containing protein yields the protein MESIDDVLATGRRGLRTRPGTFLLGPTGARLWADYLEPRPGFVGAIDLVHKLNIPMLFTVTGVELPAPWEADWRPSHLSVRASSASGVEFTEDKFVTWSDCAVSRQVWVNDGPEPVTLRLTVDSSWIGADGSGSRFVERHGFTVMAAVRASEPLLWTGLVVPPGRRIEFVVAAALGLAETDAPADLEQRLDAIAGGDGRPSAGGADGADSTGSAAVAVGGVVERQVREYQEWFDHAPTFTSSDPVLDRVWAYRWFLLRHNLAVPRFGGLNGPLFYEGRAHKMTKQPWEPIGWEFSKLIPLSSPMHLLDIRWHPDSSLGTGLWRTLRAAQDPDGLYRSRTVGAQFHAYANFLGWASYQFALVHRDLPDAAPMLESLASQLRGERRLLATGGDELPIESEHILTGKEYQPSYWAFHPYPDDPRDRSGYTPLKRVDRAVYHYRNARGVAGLARLLGQGGSDEFDALADAVAGEVLAKQWDDDTGFFYDLHHRTDQKAMVRNVVGFYPYWAGLVDESHLPGLEAALALFDTGAPLPSVAPDCPVYSPTGSWRGVYVKGRNGCSWNGPTWPYTNSVVIDGVAETSRRFGHRYDAEFGRLLRSYALLHFRHRDGRTPYLVEHYDSSTGEPISDEVDYLHSYVIDLIVRHVAGLEIDEAGGLIVDPLDIGLTEFALSGVRVGGRRVDVTFSQPDGLRVTVDGAQVAAAPGLGPLRVTLDQPVT from the coding sequence GTGGAGTCGATCGACGACGTCCTCGCCACCGGCCGACGAGGTCTGCGCACCCGGCCGGGCACGTTCCTGCTCGGCCCCACGGGCGCCCGGCTCTGGGCCGACTACCTGGAGCCTCGGCCGGGCTTCGTCGGCGCCATCGACCTGGTGCACAAGCTGAACATCCCCATGCTCTTCACCGTCACCGGGGTGGAGCTGCCGGCTCCCTGGGAGGCGGACTGGCGGCCCAGCCACCTGTCGGTCCGGGCGTCGTCGGCCAGCGGCGTGGAGTTCACCGAGGACAAGTTCGTCACCTGGTCCGACTGCGCGGTATCGCGGCAGGTCTGGGTCAACGACGGCCCGGAGCCGGTGACGCTCCGGCTGACCGTCGACTCGTCGTGGATCGGCGCCGACGGGTCCGGCTCGCGGTTCGTCGAACGGCACGGCTTCACGGTGATGGCGGCGGTGCGAGCATCGGAGCCGTTGCTGTGGACCGGATTGGTGGTCCCGCCGGGCCGGCGGATCGAGTTCGTCGTGGCGGCGGCGCTCGGGCTGGCCGAGACCGACGCTCCGGCGGACCTGGAGCAGCGGCTGGACGCGATCGCCGGGGGCGATGGCCGGCCCAGCGCGGGCGGCGCAGACGGTGCGGACAGCACGGGCAGCGCTGCCGTCGCCGTCGGTGGCGTCGTCGAGCGGCAGGTGCGCGAGTATCAGGAGTGGTTCGACCACGCTCCGACGTTCACCAGCAGCGACCCAGTCCTCGACCGGGTGTGGGCGTACCGGTGGTTCCTGCTCCGGCACAACCTCGCGGTGCCGCGCTTCGGTGGGCTCAACGGGCCGCTGTTCTACGAGGGCCGTGCCCACAAGATGACCAAACAGCCGTGGGAGCCGATCGGCTGGGAGTTCAGCAAGCTGATCCCGCTGTCCAGCCCGATGCATCTGCTCGATATTCGCTGGCACCCCGATTCGTCGCTCGGCACCGGGCTATGGCGGACGCTCCGCGCGGCCCAGGATCCCGATGGGCTGTACCGCAGCCGCACGGTCGGTGCGCAGTTCCATGCTTACGCGAACTTCCTCGGCTGGGCGAGCTACCAGTTCGCGCTGGTCCACCGCGACCTCCCGGACGCGGCACCGATGCTGGAGTCACTGGCCTCGCAGCTCCGTGGCGAGCGCAGGCTGCTGGCCACGGGCGGCGACGAACTGCCCATCGAGTCCGAACACATCCTCACCGGCAAGGAGTACCAGCCCAGTTACTGGGCCTTCCACCCGTATCCGGACGACCCCCGCGACCGGTCCGGCTACACCCCGCTGAAGAGGGTCGACCGGGCCGTCTACCACTACCGCAACGCCCGCGGCGTGGCCGGGCTGGCGCGGCTGCTGGGGCAGGGTGGCTCCGACGAGTTCGACGCTCTCGCCGACGCCGTCGCCGGCGAGGTGCTGGCGAAACAGTGGGATGACGACACCGGGTTCTTCTACGACCTGCACCACCGGACCGACCAGAAGGCCATGGTCCGAAACGTCGTCGGCTTCTACCCGTACTGGGCGGGCCTGGTGGACGAGTCACATCTGCCGGGGTTGGAGGCCGCGCTCGCGCTCTTCGACACCGGCGCGCCGCTACCGTCCGTGGCGCCGGACTGCCCCGTGTACAGCCCCACGGGCTCCTGGCGCGGTGTCTACGTCAAAGGCCGCAACGGCTGCTCCTGGAACGGACCCACCTGGCCGTACACCAACAGCGTCGTCATCGACGGCGTCGCCGAGACGAGCCGGCGCTTCGGGCACCGCTACGACGCCGAGTTCGGCCGGCTGCTGCGTTCCTACGCGCTGCTTCACTTCCGCCACCGCGACGGCCGCACCCCGTACCTCGTCGAGCACTACGACAGCTCCACCGGCGAACCGATCAGCGATGAAGTCGACTACCTGCACTCCTACGTCATCGACCTCATCGTCCGGCACGTCGCCGGGCTCGAGATCGACGAGGCTGGCGGCCTCATCGTCGACCCGCTGGACATCGGGCTGACGGAGTTCGCTCTGAGCGGTGTGCGGGTGGGCGGGCGACGCGTCGACGTGACGTTCTCCCAGCCGGACGGATTGCGGGTGACGGTGGACGGCGCGCAGGTCGCGGCCGCACCAGGCCTTGGCCCCCTGCGGGTAACCCTCGACCAGCCGGTCACGTAG
- a CDS encoding HpcH/HpaI aldolase family protein → MGDTTAAFDAVARIRRRERSIGYWIALDNPVGTERIARLGYDYVGIDAQHGLLDYKGWLAALMAIEAGGRSAGLVRVPANDLTYIGQALDAGAHGVIVPLVDTADDAAAAVRACRYPPEGGRSYGPMRAGLRIGPAPAQANAHVLCAVMIETLTALDNVEAIAATPGLDGVYVGPSDLTLALGGASSTDPALADALDEAALKVVAAAEAAGIAAGIHSPDGATAHRRLGQGFTFATVSSDLVHLEQAAAAHLRTARGTDTART, encoded by the coding sequence GTGGGAGACACCACCGCCGCATTCGACGCCGTCGCACGGATCCGCCGCCGGGAACGCTCGATCGGGTACTGGATCGCGTTGGACAACCCGGTCGGCACCGAGCGGATCGCCCGCCTCGGCTACGACTACGTCGGCATCGATGCCCAGCACGGCCTGCTCGACTACAAGGGCTGGTTGGCCGCGCTGATGGCCATCGAAGCCGGCGGCCGCAGCGCCGGCCTGGTGCGTGTCCCCGCCAACGACCTCACCTACATCGGCCAAGCGCTCGATGCCGGGGCGCACGGCGTCATCGTGCCGCTCGTGGACACCGCGGATGACGCCGCCGCGGCGGTGCGCGCCTGCCGCTATCCACCCGAAGGCGGCCGCAGCTACGGCCCGATGCGCGCCGGACTTCGCATCGGGCCGGCTCCCGCGCAGGCCAACGCACACGTGCTCTGTGCGGTGATGATCGAGACACTGACCGCACTCGACAACGTCGAGGCCATCGCCGCTACCCCTGGTCTCGACGGCGTCTACGTCGGGCCATCCGATCTAACCCTCGCGTTGGGCGGAGCGTCGTCCACCGACCCCGCGCTTGCCGACGCGCTCGACGAGGCCGCGCTGAAGGTCGTCGCGGCAGCGGAGGCGGCCGGCATCGCGGCCGGAATCCACAGCCCCGACGGTGCCACCGCACATCGCCGGCTGGGCCAGGGGTTCACGTTCGCCACCGTCAGCTCCGATCTCGTTCATCTGGAGCAGGCAGCGGCCGCGCACCTCCGCACCGCCCGCGGCACCGACACCGCCCGGACCTGA
- a CDS encoding aldo/keto reductase has protein sequence MTFGDTVDRGAAAGMLDLARDAGVTELDTANGYAGGATEEMLGALLADRPGAFSVATKAGIPHPDAGGAAPLSAPALRSCLEGSLKRLRLDRVDLFYLHQPDPVTPFAETVEALAELVVAGLVGRVGVSNFAAWQIAELRHLFAAAGLPGPVVAQQLYNLVARRIDDEYIAFAQATGIETMVYNPLGGGLLSGRYTFEAAPAEGRFATSKLSPMYRQRYWDERMFAAVGSLSAIAADAGIGLPELALRWLASRPAVGSVLIGASRPAHLAANLEALARGPLPDDIVERCDDVGRELRGPMPAYNR, from the coding sequence ATGACCTTCGGCGACACCGTCGACCGTGGCGCCGCCGCCGGCATGCTCGACCTGGCCCGCGACGCCGGCGTCACCGAGCTCGACACCGCCAACGGCTACGCCGGCGGCGCGACGGAGGAGATGCTCGGCGCGCTGCTGGCCGACCGGCCCGGGGCGTTCTCCGTCGCCACCAAGGCCGGCATCCCGCACCCGGACGCCGGCGGCGCCGCACCGTTGTCGGCGCCAGCGCTGCGGTCCTGTCTGGAGGGCAGCCTGAAGCGGCTGCGGCTCGACCGGGTCGACCTGTTCTACCTGCACCAGCCCGACCCGGTGACGCCGTTCGCCGAGACGGTCGAGGCACTCGCGGAGCTGGTAGTGGCCGGGCTGGTCGGGCGGGTCGGCGTCTCCAACTTCGCCGCCTGGCAGATCGCCGAACTGCGCCACCTGTTCGCCGCGGCCGGGTTGCCCGGTCCCGTCGTCGCCCAGCAGCTGTACAACCTGGTCGCGCGCCGCATCGACGATGAGTACATCGCGTTCGCGCAGGCCACCGGCATTGAGACGATGGTCTACAACCCGCTCGGCGGCGGGCTGCTGTCCGGCCGGTACACGTTCGAGGCGGCACCGGCGGAGGGCCGGTTCGCCACCTCGAAGCTGTCGCCGATGTACCGGCAGCGGTACTGGGACGAGCGGATGTTCGCGGCGGTCGGCTCCTTGTCGGCCATCGCGGCCGACGCCGGCATCGGGCTACCGGAACTGGCGCTGCGCTGGCTGGCCTCCCGGCCCGCGGTCGGCTCGGTGCTGATCGGGGCGTCCCGGCCAGCACACCTGGCGGCCAACCTCGAGGCACTGGCGCGCGGGCCGCTGCCCGATGACATCGTCGAACGCTGTGACGACGTCGGCCGAGAGTTGCGCGGACCGATGCCTGCGTACAACCGCTGA
- a CDS encoding ATP-binding cassette domain-containing protein has product MTVPLLAVRDLTVDFVVDGHRNRVVDGIGFDLAAGRTLAVVGESGCGKSTLARTLVRLETPVAGSIRYAGRDLATLGERELRPIRGDIQMIFQDPYGSLDPHLTAAAIVAEPLRMRGVSDRAERRRRAIELLSRVGLKQEHADRRPPEFSGGQRQRIGIARALASRPKILICDEATSALDVSVQAQVLDLLRELQEAEGIAYLFISHNLGVVREISQEVAVMSRGRFVEHGPTEQVLNRPQHEYTQQLRRAALDPALITGRKPRLFATASAPGAAS; this is encoded by the coding sequence ATGACGGTCCCATTGTTGGCGGTGCGCGATCTCACCGTCGATTTCGTCGTCGACGGCCACCGCAACCGGGTGGTCGACGGCATCGGCTTCGACCTTGCGGCCGGCCGCACCCTGGCCGTCGTCGGCGAGTCCGGATGCGGCAAGTCCACCCTGGCCCGGACCTTGGTGCGGTTGGAAACACCGGTAGCCGGTTCCATCCGCTACGCCGGCCGTGACCTCGCCACCCTCGGTGAGCGCGAGCTGCGGCCGATTCGCGGCGACATCCAGATGATCTTCCAGGATCCTTATGGCTCCCTCGATCCGCACCTGACCGCGGCCGCCATCGTCGCCGAGCCGCTGCGGATGCGCGGCGTGTCCGACCGGGCCGAACGCCGCCGGCGGGCCATCGAACTGCTCTCCCGGGTCGGGCTGAAGCAGGAGCACGCCGACCGGCGTCCGCCGGAGTTCTCCGGCGGGCAACGCCAGCGCATCGGCATCGCCCGAGCACTGGCCAGCCGGCCGAAGATCCTCATCTGCGACGAGGCCACCAGCGCGCTCGACGTCTCCGTGCAGGCGCAGGTGCTCGACCTGCTGCGCGAGTTGCAGGAGGCCGAAGGCATCGCGTACCTGTTCATCTCGCACAACCTCGGGGTCGTCCGCGAGATCAGTCAGGAGGTCGCCGTCATGTCCCGCGGCAGGTTCGTCGAACACGGGCCCACCGAACAGGTCCTGAATCGGCCCCAGCACGAGTACACGCAGCAGTTGCGTCGTGCCGCCCTCGACCCCGCGCTGATCACCGGCCGCAAGCCGCGGCTGTTCGCCACGGCATCCGCCCCCGGAGCAGCCTCGTGA
- a CDS encoding ABC transporter ATP-binding protein, producing the protein MTLLDVQNLQVELMTAAGVVRAVDGVSFTVDRSETVTLIGESGSGKSTTAMAVQALLPQRLAVVSGRCLLDGVDVVARPREAATLRGRTIAMIPQDPMTALSPVSTVGRQLGEVLSRSEPGLSRRARRDRATELLDAVRITDPRRRLDAYPHQLSGGMLQRVLIAMALAIDPQLLVADEPTSALDVTVQAGILDLLMDLQDRTSAGILMITHDIGVARLVSDRVHVMRDGRFVESGEVEAVVDEPQQDYTRRLLDAVPRLGAWTEGA; encoded by the coding sequence ATGACCCTGCTCGACGTGCAGAACCTGCAGGTGGAGCTCATGACCGCCGCCGGGGTCGTCCGAGCGGTCGACGGAGTCTCCTTCACCGTCGACCGGTCCGAGACGGTGACGCTGATCGGCGAGTCCGGCAGCGGCAAGTCCACCACGGCCATGGCGGTGCAGGCGCTGCTGCCGCAGCGGCTGGCGGTGGTGTCCGGCCGGTGCCTGCTTGACGGTGTGGACGTGGTGGCCCGGCCGCGTGAGGCGGCCACGCTGCGCGGACGCACCATCGCTATGATCCCGCAGGACCCGATGACCGCACTCAGCCCGGTGTCGACGGTGGGCCGGCAGCTCGGCGAGGTACTGAGCCGCAGCGAGCCGGGACTCTCGCGCCGCGCCCGGCGCGACCGCGCCACCGAACTGCTCGACGCGGTTCGCATCACCGACCCGCGCCGCCGGCTCGACGCCTACCCGCACCAGTTGTCCGGCGGCATGTTGCAGCGGGTGCTCATCGCGATGGCGCTGGCCATCGACCCGCAGCTCTTGGTGGCCGACGAGCCCACCAGCGCACTGGACGTCACCGTCCAGGCCGGCATCCTGGACCTGCTCATGGATCTGCAGGACCGCACCTCCGCCGGCATCCTCATGATCACTCACGACATCGGGGTCGCCCGCCTCGTCAGCGACCGGGTGCACGTCATGCGCGACGGCCGGTTCGTCGAGAGCGGCGAGGTGGAGGCCGTCGTCGACGAGCCTCAACAGGACTACACGCGCCGGCTGCTCGACGCTGTCCCCCGGCTGGGCGCCTGGACCGAAGGGGCGTAA